In Microbacterium terrisoli, the genomic stretch GGTCAGGCCGATCCACTCGTCCAGCACTGCCGTCGGCGTCAGCGTCGGATCCCACGCCAGCCGTCCGAACGCGTACAGATTCGCCTGCGCCAGCGGATGCCCGGTCCAGAACCGGTCGGTGCCGACGTTGGAGACCCCCACCACCGCGCCGGGGCTGTTCTGCTCGTCGCCGGTGACGATCTCGGCCACCGTGCGTTCGCCGTCGAGCCGGAAGCCGAGGTACTCGCTCCACGCCGACGCGAGGTAGCAGACGTGCCTCTGCTGGCCGGTGTATTCCTGGGTCACCTGCAGTTCGATCGCGAGCCGGGTGCGCGGCATCGCCGCGAGCACCGGCGAGAGAGGCTCGCGCACCTGAAAGTCGATCGGTCCATGCTTGACCTGCACGATGACGTTGTCGGCGAACTGTCCGTCCAGGGGCACGAAATGGTCGTATGCCGCACGCGCGCGGTCGGTGGACCGGTCGCGCCAATCCTGCTCGTGGTCGTAGACGAACGCGCGCCAGAGCACGATGCCGCCGTGCGGACGGAGTGCCGCTGCGAGCACGTTCGCCCCGTCGGCGTGCGTGCGCCCGTAGGCGAACGGGCCCGGCTGCCCTTCGGAGTCGGCCTTGACGAGGAAGCCGCCGAAGTCCGGAACGGCCGCATACACGCCGGCTGCGGCATCCACCCACCAGTCGGCGACCGCAGGGTCGAGCGGGTCGCCGGTGGCCAGGCCGCCGAGGGTCATCGGCGAGCCGAACGACACCGACAGGAAGGTGCGGATGCCGTAGGCCCGGAACTGCGCGGCGATCCTGGCGACCTCGCCGAGATCGTCGGTGAGCAGGCGAGCCTCGCGGGCGTGCACGTTGACGTTGTTGACGCACACTGCATCGACTCCGATGCTTGCCAGCAACCGCGCATAGGCACGCACCCGGCTGAGGTCTGATCGGACCCGCCCCTCGGCGTAGAAGATCGAGCCGCCGGCGTAGCCGCGCTCGACCTGCCCCATCCACGGATGGACCTCGACATTGTCCCAGTGATCGAGCATGCGCAGCGGCGCGGACGGCGCAGAGATCACGGTGCCTTCGGGTCGGACCCGGCCGGTCGCACGGTCGGCGGCATGCTCACGCACCAGCGCGTAGAAGCCCCGCAGCGCTGCGACGTCGGTCGCACCCAGCACCGCGACGCGGCCTGCGGCCCGGACGATCGCGTGACCGTCGTCGGGGATGTCGGGCAGCGCGGGCAGGCCGAGCGCAGAGGGGGCGGCCACCGCATCGGTGCGCGCGATGACGAGCCGTGCCTCGGCGGCGTCTGCCGAGGGCGCGTCGGTGAGCTCGTCGCGCACGGCGTCCAGAGCGGCGCCGGCACCCAACACGCAGACGGTGTCGAGACGGAAAGGAGCAACCGCCGCGTCGGGCAGCCACGCCGGGTGCGGGGGTGTTGCGGGCGTGGAAAAATCGCCGGGGTCAGGGCTCATGGTGCCGGTCTCAGTGCGCGTGCCTGTGCGCGAGCCGGTCGGGCACGGCGAGGGTCTCGATCGACGGGTGCCACAGGGGAGTGGTGTGCCACGTCGCGCGCAGCTCGTTGCCTTTTCGTGTGACGATCGCGCGGTGCGGCGAGGTCGGCACCACCAGCTGGACCACCGTGCTTCCCTCACCGCGGTTCTCGCCCCGGGCTGCGACGACGATCGACCGGGCGGCGTCTGCGTCGGTGGCGTCTGCGTTGTCACCGGATGCGTCGGCAGCCGTGAGCACGGTGCGCTGCCAGCCGTCCGCCGTGACGACGATCCGGCCCCGATCGGTGATGAGCTCCCAGCGGTCGGGTCGGTCTGCGTCGTCGACGAGGGTCCAGGATGCCGCATCCGGCACCGCGTCCGCGGACTGCTCCCACAGCGATCGTGCATCCCAGGAGTCCAGCGACGCGGCGCGGCCCGCGAGTTCGGCAGCGTCGGCAGGGCTGTCATCGACCGCGGCGTCGGAGAACGACTCGATCAGTCGCCAGATCGCCTCCAGTGTGTTCTCGGCCCGCGTGGTCGAGCCCTGGTAGGCAACGACGATGCCGGTCTCGGGGACGACCACGACGAACTGGCCGTAGGCGCCGTCGAGCCGGTACCCGTGCCTGCTGCGCCAGAGCTGGTAGCCGTATCCGCGCGACCAGTCCCCTCCGGTGCCGTCGTCGTCGGGCTCGCGGGTGTCGGACCAGGGTTTCGTCGCTTCCCGGATGAAGCTTTGCGGGATCACCTGGCGGCCGCCGAACCGCCCGCCGTCCGCGAGGGCGATCCCCATCCTCGTCATGTCGTCGATGTCGAGGTGCAGGCCGGAGAACCCCTGGTCGATGCCGTCCAGTGGAATCCACCAGCGGCGTCCGATCCCGAGCGGGCCGAACAGCCGTTCCTGGAGGAGGTCGGTGAGTGATCGGCCGCCGACGGCCGTGGCGATGGCCGAGAGCGCGTAGCTGGCCGGGGAGTTGTAGGCGAAATGGCTGCCCGGCGCGTAGTCGCGCGGACTTTCGAGCACGGCCGGGATGGAGAACGGCAGTGCCGCCGTCTGGTCTCGGCTGTGCCCGGTGTTCATGGTCAGCAGATGCCGCACGGTCAGCCCGTAGGGATTGTCTCCCCCGAGGTAGCGGTCGACCGGCGCTTCGACATCGATCAGACCGTCGGCCTCGAGCAGGCCGATCGCCGTCGCCGTGAAGGTCTTGGAGACCGAGTAGACCAGCGACGGGGCCTCGAGCGACCACGGCTGCCACGCGCCGCGGAACAGCACCTGGCCGGCGCGGGCGATGGTCAGTGCGTGGGGGTCGAGCCCGCCGCGCTCGAGCTCGTCGATCAGACGCAGCACGGACGCTGCCCGCAGACCCTGGCTTTCGGGAGAGGCCACGGGCAGACTCTGCGACGTCACGACTGAGCCCCGGTCACTTCATGGGCGGATGGGGCGCTCGTCGCGCATGCAGTGACCATGGATCTCCTTCGAAACTCTCGGCGAGCGTAGCGGCCGCGATGCGGGGTTGTCACATCCGCTCGACACGTTTCGTGATGCGCGATGGTGTCTACCCTGAGAGAGACCGAGATGGTGACGCGCGTGGGCATTGCCCGGCAGCCGACCGCAGACGACGGAGAGACGTGACGATGGAGCACACCTGGCGCTGGTTCGGACCGAATGATCCTGTGACCCTGGGCGATGTCCGACAGACCGACGCGACCGGCATCGTGACGGCGCTGCACCACATCCCGAACGGCGAGGTGTGGACGCCCGAGGAGATCCACAGGCGCCAGGCCGAGATCGAGGCGGCGGGGCTGACCTGGTCGGTGGTCGAGTCCGTTCCGGTGCATGAGCACATCAAGTGGGGCGGGCCAGGCCGCGACGAGGCTGTCGCGAACTATGCGCAGACTCTGCAGAACCTCGGGGAGGCCGGCCTGCGCACCGTCTGCTACAACTTCATGCCGGTGATCGACTGGGCACGCACCGACCAGCGGTGGCAGCTGCCCAACGGCGGCTACGCGATGCGGTTCGACTTCGCCGCGCACGCCGCGTTCGACATCCACATCCTGCAGCGGCCCGGCGCAGCCGACGATTACAGCGCCGAAGA encodes the following:
- a CDS encoding alpha-glucuronidase — protein: MSPDPGDFSTPATPPHPAWLPDAAVAPFRLDTVCVLGAGAALDAVRDELTDAPSADAAEARLVIARTDAVAAPSALGLPALPDIPDDGHAIVRAAGRVAVLGATDVAALRGFYALVREHAADRATGRVRPEGTVISAPSAPLRMLDHWDNVEVHPWMGQVERGYAGGSIFYAEGRVRSDLSRVRAYARLLASIGVDAVCVNNVNVHAREARLLTDDLGEVARIAAQFRAYGIRTFLSVSFGSPMTLGGLATGDPLDPAVADWWVDAAAGVYAAVPDFGGFLVKADSEGQPGPFAYGRTHADGANVLAAALRPHGGIVLWRAFVYDHEQDWRDRSTDRARAAYDHFVPLDGQFADNVIVQVKHGPIDFQVREPLSPVLAAMPRTRLAIELQVTQEYTGQQRHVCYLASAWSEYLGFRLDGERTVAEIVTGDEQNSPGAVVGVSNVGTDRFWTGHPLAQANLYAFGRLAWDPTLTPTAVLDEWIGLTFAAASDDAFRRIRVALHAMMDGSWLRYESYTAPLGVGFMVSAEQRHYGPGVDAYEYSKWGTYHFADRDGVGVDRSVATGTGYAGQYPSPWRERYESVDTCPDELLLFFHHVPYGHVLHAGKTVIQHIYDSRHDAVEELDAVEAAWESLADLVGTAAVPAALDARMRELLCEQRRSAIEWRDQVRSYFFRKSGVPDLAGHTIY
- a CDS encoding serine hydrolase domain-containing protein — encoded protein: MASPESQGLRAASVLRLIDELERGGLDPHALTIARAGQVLFRGAWQPWSLEAPSLVYSVSKTFTATAIGLLEADGLIDVEAPVDRYLGGDNPYGLTVRHLLTMNTGHSRDQTAALPFSIPAVLESPRDYAPGSHFAYNSPASYALSAIATAVGGRSLTDLLQERLFGPLGIGRRWWIPLDGIDQGFSGLHLDIDDMTRMGIALADGGRFGGRQVIPQSFIREATKPWSDTREPDDDGTGGDWSRGYGYQLWRSRHGYRLDGAYGQFVVVVPETGIVVAYQGSTTRAENTLEAIWRLIESFSDAAVDDSPADAAELAGRAASLDSWDARSLWEQSADAVPDAASWTLVDDADRPDRWELITDRGRIVVTADGWQRTVLTAADASGDNADATDADAARSIVVAARGENRGEGSTVVQLVVPTSPHRAIVTRKGNELRATWHTTPLWHPSIETLAVPDRLAHRHAH